A single region of the Brassica rapa cultivar Chiifu-401-42 chromosome A03, CAAS_Brap_v3.01, whole genome shotgun sequence genome encodes:
- the LOC117132508 gene encoding uncharacterized protein LOC117132508 — protein sequence MLTETPFRPREKLLEKQRLFQSIQRHTYLKGPMDKVTSVAIPLALAASSLYMIGTGIYNMSNGIGKKE from the exons ATGTTGACGGAAACACCATTTAGGCCAAGAGAGAAGCTTCTGGAGAAGCAGAGGTTGTTCCAGAGCATCCAGAGGCATACTTACCTCAAAGGACCTATGGACAAGGTCACCTCCGTTGCCATCCCTCTTgccttggctgcttcttctctCTACATGATT GGGACAGGAATCTACAACATGTCGAATGGAATCGGGAAGAAGGAATAA
- the LOC103861214 gene encoding protein BUD31 homolog 1, with the protein MPKVKTNRVKYPEGWELIEPTLRELDAKMREAEMDEHDGKRKCEALWPIFKLSHQRSRYVYDLYYRREEISKELYEFCLDQGYADRNLIAKWKKSGYERLCCLRCIQPRDHNYGTTCVCRVPKHLREEKVVECVHCGCQGCASGD; encoded by the exons ATGCCAAAGGTGAAGACAAACAGAGTAAAGTACCCAGAAGGTTGGGAGTTGATCGAGCCTACGCTTCGTGAGCTTGATGCCAAGATGAGAGAAG cTGAGATGGATGAACATGATGGCAAGAGAAAGTGTGAAGCCTTGTGGCCAATCTTCAAACTCTCTCATCAGAGGAGTCGCTATGTTTACGACCTTTATTACCGTAGGGAGGAGATATCTAAAGAGCTCTACGAGTTCTGCTTGGACCAGGGCTATGCTGATCGTAACCTCATTGCCAAATGGAAAAAG TCAGGATATGAACGTCTATGCTGCTTGCGATGCATACAACCAAGAGACCACAACTATGGAACAACATGTGTGTGTCGTGTTCCTAAACACTTGCGTGAAGAGAAAGTGGTTGAATGCGTTCATTGCGGTTGTCAAGGATGCGCTAGTGGCgattaa